GACCTCCCGCACCAGCACCGCGTCCTCCAGGGCGGTTATATCCGGCAACGGCTCCCGGAAGTAGACCCGGTCGCCCACCCGGACGCCGAAGATTCCCTCCAGCACTCCCTGACGAATCGCCGCCCAGGCCACGCTTTCTCCCTCCAGCATCGGCAACTAGGGGTAGCGCAGGAAGGCCTCCACCACGTCCCGGACGGGCTTTTGGGCCTCGTCCTCCCGCAGCGCTTTCTGGAGCAGGCGGGAGGGGGCGATCTTGCCCACCAGCAGGTCCCGGCTTCGCAGGGCCTCCTTCACCCGGCCGCTCAGGGATTCCCGCGCTCCCGCCGTGGGGATGCCCAGGTCCAGCCACTCCACCCCCTCCAGGCCCAGTTTCGCCAGATGCCGGTAGGCCATCAGCAACTGGAAGGAGATGCCTTTCTCGGCGTCCTCCCGCTTGCTCTGGAGAGCCCGCCGGTTTTCCTCCGAAAGCCCCTGGCGCAGGTCCCGGTCCCCCTCAATCGCCCGCAGGGCCAGGTAGCGGCGGACGCGGGCGGAGAGCGTCCCCCACTCCCCGGCGTCCGGCGCCAGGACGAGAAGGGTGTTCCGGTAG
This genomic interval from Anaerolineae bacterium contains the following:
- a CDS encoding ATP-binding protein; protein product: GGLYAFQSQFNLNRILLEKEEAVREEHIHEEIRRQVEAIAGRDLRVVLWPRASQDVPDTREVKLAVLGGEFARAGSAPVPFAEELLTRCGTPFRTYRNTLLVLAPDAGEWGTLSARVRRYLALRAIEGDRDLRQGLSEENRRALQSKREDAEKGISFQLLMAYRHLAKLGLEGVEWLDLGIPTAGARESLSGRVKEALRSRDLLVGKIAPSRLLQKALREDEAQKPVRDVVEAFLRYP